In one window of Fictibacillus phosphorivorans DNA:
- the purR gene encoding pur operon repressor, with product MKLKRSGRMVDLTGYLLHHPHQLIPLSYFVERYESAKSSISEDLAIIKEHFEQHGLGHVQTVPGAAGGVKYIPGIDQAEAEETVKELVELLEDPSRILPGGYLYVTDIIGNPRLVNQIGRLFASVFSSRKIDVVMTIATKGIPLAYAVATHLNVPVVVVRSNSRVTEGSTVSINYVSGSTKRIQTMALARRSIKQGSRVLIIDDFMKAGGTIKGMISLIEEFQAHIEGIGVLVEAQEVSERLVDDYVSIARLAQVNEKENRIEVEKGNYFLNGGQA from the coding sequence ATCAACTCATCCCTTTATCTTATTTTGTAGAACGGTACGAATCGGCTAAATCATCGATTAGTGAAGATCTTGCTATCATTAAAGAACATTTTGAACAACACGGCTTAGGCCATGTTCAAACTGTTCCAGGTGCAGCCGGCGGCGTAAAATATATTCCAGGCATAGATCAAGCAGAGGCGGAGGAAACGGTAAAAGAACTCGTTGAGCTGCTCGAAGACCCTAGCCGTATCTTACCTGGAGGGTATTTGTACGTTACAGATATCATCGGCAACCCAAGATTGGTGAACCAGATCGGTAGGCTTTTTGCATCAGTCTTCTCATCACGAAAAATTGATGTAGTAATGACGATCGCAACGAAGGGTATACCGCTAGCTTACGCAGTAGCGACACACTTAAACGTTCCTGTCGTCGTCGTACGAAGCAACAGCAGAGTAACAGAAGGATCTACCGTGAGTATCAATTATGTTTCGGGTTCAACCAAACGTATTCAGACGATGGCTCTTGCAAGAAGAAGCATCAAACAGGGGTCACGTGTACTCATCATCGATGACTTTATGAAAGCAGGCGGAACGATCAAGGGAATGATCAGCTTGATCGAAGAGTTTCAAGCACACATTGAAGGTATCGGTGTTCTCGTTGAGGCTCAAGAAGTTTCAGAAAGACTTGTAGATGATTATGTTTCCATTGCACGACTTGCACAAGTGAACGAAAAAGAAAATCGCATCGAAGTGGAAAAAGGTAACTACTTTCTAAACGGAGGTCAAGCGTAA
- a CDS encoding RidA family protein, producing MKKIHTEEAPAAIGPYSQGIIIDKLFFSSGQIPLTKEGVMIDGDVKEQTHQVFQNLKAVLKEAGSSLDQVVKATVFISDMNEFADINEVYAEYFNEHKPARSCVEVARLPKDAKVEIEVIALTK from the coding sequence ATGAAAAAAATCCATACAGAAGAAGCACCGGCAGCAATCGGCCCTTATTCTCAGGGAATCATAATCGACAAGTTGTTCTTCAGTTCAGGTCAGATTCCTCTTACGAAAGAAGGCGTCATGATCGATGGAGATGTAAAAGAACAGACTCATCAAGTTTTTCAAAATCTAAAAGCGGTTTTGAAAGAAGCGGGATCTTCTCTCGATCAAGTCGTAAAAGCAACGGTTTTTATTAGCGACATGAACGAGTTTGCTGATATTAATGAAGTGTACGCTGAATATTTCAACGAACATAAGCCAGCTCGCTCTTGTGTAGAAGTTGCAAGACTTCCAAAAGACGCAAAAGTAGAAATAGAAGTTATCGCACTTACAAAATAA
- the spoVG gene encoding septation regulator SpoVG, which translates to MEVTDVRLRRVNTEGRMKAIASITIDHEFVIHDIRVIDGNNGMFVAMPSKRTPDGEFRDIAHPITSSTREKIQNAVLTEYHRMGEMESALEEAGAS; encoded by the coding sequence ATGGAAGTGACTGACGTAAGATTACGCCGTGTAAATACAGAAGGCCGTATGAAAGCGATTGCCTCCATTACAATCGATCATGAATTTGTTATTCATGATATTAGGGTAATTGATGGCAATAATGGAATGTTCGTAGCTATGCCAAGCAAACGAACACCAGATGGAGAGTTCCGTGATATCGCGCATCCGATCACGTCTAGTACACGTGAGAAGATCCAAAACGCGGTGTTAACAGAATATCACCGTATGGGAGAGATGGAGTCTGCTTTAGAAGAAGCAGGAGCTTCTTAA